A genomic stretch from Streptococcus oralis includes:
- the thiI gene encoding tRNA uracil 4-sulfurtransferase ThiI — translation MQYSEIMIRYGELSTKGKNRMRFINKLRNNISDVLSIYPQVKVTADRDRAHAYLNGADYTAVAESLKQVFGIQNFSPVYKVEKSVVRLKAAVQEIMQDIYKEGMTFKISSRRSDHNFELDSRELNQTLGGAVFEAIPNVQAQMKNPDINLQVEIREEAAYLSYETIRGAGGLPVGTSGKGMLMLSGGIDSPVAGYLALKRGVDIEAVHFASPPYTSPGALKKAQDLTRKLTKFGGNIQFIEVPFTEIQEEIKAKAPEAYLMTLTRRFMMRITDRIREVRKGLVIINGESLGQVASQTLESMQAINAVTNTPIIRPVVTMDKLEIIDIAQEIDTFEISIQPFEDCCTIFAPDRPKTNPKIENAEKYEKWMDVEGLVERAVAGIIITKITPQVEKDEVDNLIDNLL, via the coding sequence ATAAACTTCGCAATAATATTTCGGACGTTTTGTCCATCTATCCCCAAGTAAAAGTGACAGCAGATCGCGACCGTGCCCACGCTTACCTCAATGGAGCCGACTACACAGCAGTAGCAGAATCTCTCAAACAAGTCTTCGGAATTCAAAATTTTTCTCCAGTATATAAGGTTGAAAAGTCAGTTGTAAGGCTTAAGGCTGCTGTCCAAGAGATTATGCAGGACATCTACAAGGAAGGCATGACCTTTAAAATCTCTAGTAGACGTAGTGACCACAACTTTGAACTCGACAGTCGTGAACTCAACCAAACGCTTGGTGGAGCTGTATTTGAAGCTATTCCAAATGTTCAAGCTCAAATGAAAAATCCGGATATCAATCTTCAGGTGGAGATTCGTGAGGAAGCTGCTTATCTTTCTTATGAAACTATTCGTGGAGCAGGTGGCTTGCCAGTAGGTACTTCTGGTAAGGGGATGCTCATGTTGTCAGGAGGGATTGACTCACCTGTTGCTGGTTATCTAGCCCTTAAACGTGGGGTGGATATTGAAGCCGTTCACTTTGCCAGCCCACCATACACTAGCCCTGGAGCTCTCAAGAAGGCCCAAGATTTGACCCGTAAATTGACCAAGTTTGGTGGCAATATCCAGTTTATCGAGGTGCCTTTCACAGAGATTCAAGAAGAAATCAAGGCCAAGGCGCCAGAAGCCTATCTCATGACCTTGACGCGTCGCTTTATGATGCGCATTACTGACCGTATCCGTGAGGTGAGAAAGGGTCTGGTCATCATCAATGGGGAAAGTCTAGGTCAAGTAGCGAGCCAGACCTTGGAAAGTATGCAGGCTATCAACGCTGTGACCAATACTCCCATCATCCGCCCTGTGGTTACGATGGACAAGTTGGAAATCATTGACATCGCTCAGGAAATCGATACCTTTGAAATTTCAATCCAGCCTTTTGAAGATTGCTGTACTATTTTTGCGCCTGATCGTCCTAAGACCAATCCTAAGATAGAGAATGCTGAGAAGTATGAAAAATGGATGGATGTTGAAGGTTTGGTTGAGCGAGCAGTGGCTGGAATTATAATCACTAAGATCACGCCTCAGGTTGAAAAAGATGAAGTTGATAACTTGATTGACAATCTCCTCTAA
- a CDS encoding alpha/beta hydrolase encodes MNHSYFYLKMKEHKLKVPYTGKERRVRVLLPKDYEKDTDRFYPVVYFHDGQNVFYSKESYIGHSWKIIPAIKRNPDISRMIVVAIDNDGMGRMNEYAAWKFQESPIPGQQFGGKGVEYAEFVMEVVKPFIDETYRTKADRQHTAMIGSSLGGNITQFIGLEYQDRIGCLGVFSSANWLHQEAFNRYIERKKLSPEQRIFIYVGTEEADDTDKTLMAGNIKQAYIDSSLRYYHDLIAGGVHLDNLVLKVQSGAIHSEIPWSENLPDCLRFFAEKW; translated from the coding sequence ATGAATCATTCCTACTTTTACTTGAAAATGAAAGAACATAAACTCAAGGTTCCTTATACAGGAAAAGAGCGTCGTGTGCGTGTGCTTCTGCCAAAGGACTACGAGAAGGACACAGACCGTTTTTATCCTGTAGTTTACTTTCATGATGGGCAAAATGTCTTTTACAGCAAGGAGTCCTATATCGGACACTCTTGGAAGATTATTCCAGCCATTAAGCGAAATCCTGATATCAGTCGCATGATTGTCGTTGCCATAGATAATGATGGTATGGGACGGATGAATGAATACGCAGCTTGGAAATTTCAAGAATCTCCTATCCCAGGCCAGCAGTTTGGTGGTAAGGGTGTGGAGTATGCTGAGTTTGTCATGGAGGTGGTCAAGCCTTTTATCGATGAAACCTATCGTACCAAAGCTGATCGCCAGCACACGGCTATGATTGGTTCGTCGCTAGGAGGCAATATCACCCAGTTTATCGGACTAGAGTACCAAGATCGAATTGGTTGTCTAGGTGTCTTTTCATCTGCTAACTGGCTCCACCAAGAAGCCTTTAACCGCTATATCGAGCGTAAGAAACTGTCGCCTGAACAGCGCATTTTTATCTATGTTGGAACGGAAGAAGCGGATGATACGGACAAGACCCTGATGGCTGGTAATATCAAGCAAGCCTATATTGACTCATCGCTTCGCTATTACCATGATTTGATTGCAGGTGGAGTACACTTGGATAATCTTGTCTTAAAAGTTCAGTCTGGTGCCATCCATAGTGAAATTCCATGGTCGGAAAATTTACCAGACTGTCTCCGATTTTTTGCGGAGAAATGGTAA
- a CDS encoding esterase family protein, translating into MHIENLSHWSGHLNREMYLNRYGHAGIPVVVFASSGGSHNEYYDFGMIDACASFIEEGRVQFFTLSSVDSESWLATWKNSHDQAEMHRAYERYVIEEGIPFIKHKTGWFDGMMTTGCSMGAYHALNFFLQHPDVFTKVIALSGVYDARFFVGDYYNDDAIYQNSPVDYIWNQNDGWFIDRYRQAEIVVCTGLGAWEQDGLPSFYKLKEAFDQKQIPAWFAEWGHDVAHDWEWWRKQMPYFLGHLYL; encoded by the coding sequence ATGCATATTGAAAACCTTAGCCACTGGAGTGGCCACCTCAACCGTGAAATGTATCTCAACCGTTATGGGCATGCTGGGATTCCAGTTGTGGTTTTTGCTTCATCTGGTGGCAGTCACAATGAATACTATGATTTTGGCATGATAGACGCCTGTGCTTCCTTTATCGAAGAAGGTCGTGTCCAATTTTTTACTCTCTCCAGTGTTGACAGTGAGAGCTGGCTGGCTACTTGGAAAAATAGTCATGACCAGGCAGAGATGCATCGTGCCTACGAACGCTATGTGATTGAGGAGGGCATTCCTTTTATCAAGCATAAGACAGGTTGGTTTGATGGTATGATGACGACAGGTTGCTCGATGGGGGCCTACCATGCACTCAATTTCTTCCTCCAGCATCCAGATGTCTTTACCAAGGTGATTGCTCTCAGCGGTGTTTACGACGCGCGTTTCTTCGTTGGAGATTACTACAATGACGATGCCATTTACCAAAACTCGCCAGTAGATTATATCTGGAATCAGAATGACGGCTGGTTTATCGATCGTTACCGTCAGGCGGAGATTGTCGTTTGTACGGGCCTCGGTGCCTGGGAACAAGATGGTCTACCATCTTTCTACAAGCTTAAAGAAGCCTTTGACCAGAAACAAATTCCAGCCTGGTTTGCTGAATGGGGACACGATGTCGCCCACGACTGGGAATGGTGGCGTAAACAAATGCCCTATTTTCTTGGACACCTGTATCTATAA
- a CDS encoding ATP-grasp domain-containing protein — protein sequence MNYLVISPYYPQNFQQFTIELANKGITVLGIGQEPYEQLDEPLRNSLTEYFRVDNLENIDEVKRAVAFLFYKHGPIDRIESHNEYWLELDAALREQFNVFGAKPEDLKKTKYKSEMKKLFKKAGVPVVPGAVIQTEVDVDKAVKEIGLPMIAKPDNGVGAAATFKLETEEDVNHFKAEWDHSTVYFFEKFVTSSEICTFDGLVDKDGNIVFSTTFDYAHTPLDLMIYKMDNSYYVLKDMDPKLRKYGEAIVKEFGMKERFFHIEFFREGDDYIAIEYNNRPAGGFTIDVYNFAHSLDLYRGYAAIVAGEGFPTSEFEPQYCLATSRRANANYVYSEEDLLAKYSQQFKVKKIMPAAFAELQGDYLYMLTTPSRQEMEQMIADFGQRQE from the coding sequence ATGAATTACCTTGTTATTTCTCCCTACTATCCGCAAAACTTTCAACAGTTTACAATCGAGTTAGCTAATAAAGGCATCACAGTCTTGGGAATTGGTCAGGAGCCTTACGAACAACTAGATGAACCTTTGCGCAATAGCCTAACTGAGTATTTTCGTGTAGACAATCTTGAGAATATAGACGAAGTCAAGCGTGCCGTTGCCTTTCTTTTCTACAAGCATGGTCCAATTGACCGCATCGAGTCACACAATGAATACTGGCTTGAGCTAGACGCAGCACTTAGAGAACAATTCAATGTCTTTGGTGCCAAACCCGAGGATCTCAAAAAGACCAAATATAAGTCTGAGATGAAGAAACTTTTCAAAAAAGCAGGTGTCCCTGTGGTACCTGGAGCTGTTATCCAGACGGAAGTAGATGTGGATAAAGCAGTGAAAGAAATCGGTCTACCAATGATTGCCAAACCTGATAACGGAGTGGGAGCGGCAGCAACCTTTAAGCTTGAGACAGAAGAAGATGTAAATCACTTCAAGGCTGAATGGGACCATTCAACCGTTTATTTCTTTGAAAAATTTGTCACTTCTAGCGAAATCTGTACCTTTGACGGGCTTGTAGACAAGGATGGCAACATCGTCTTTTCAACGACTTTCGATTATGCCCATACACCACTTGATCTCATGATTTATAAGATGGACAATTCCTACTATGTGCTCAAGGATATGGATCCCAAACTGCGCAAGTATGGTGAAGCCATTGTCAAAGAATTTGGCATGAAGGAGCGTTTTTTCCATATCGAATTCTTCCGTGAGGGAGATGACTATATCGCCATTGAGTACAACAATCGTCCTGCAGGTGGTTTTACCATTGATGTTTATAACTTCGCTCACTCCTTGGACCTCTATCGTGGCTATGCAGCTATCGTCGCAGGTGAGGGGTTTCCAACATCGGAGTTTGAACCTCAATACTGTCTAGCTACATCACGTCGTGCCAATGCCAACTATGTTTATTCAGAAGAGGACCTTCTTGCCAAATACAGCCAGCAATTCAAGGTCAAAAAAATCATGCCAGCAGCCTTTGCAGAGCTACAAGGGGACTACCTTTATATGCTGACCACTCCGAGTCGCCAAGAGATGGAGCAGATGATTGCAGATTTTGGTCAGCGTCAAGAATAA
- the gla gene encoding aquaglyceroporin Gla produces the protein MDFTWAIKYATEFLGTAILIILGNGAVANVELKGTKGHQSGWLVIAVGYGMGVMIPALMFGNVSGNHINPAFTLGLAVSGLFSWEQVPFYILAQVLGAIFGQALVVATHRPYYLKTENPNNILGTFSTISSIDHGTKESRFAATVNGFLNEFVGSFVLFFAALGLTKNFFGAELVAKAQATINDQVAQAAAQGTTIPQEQVTAALEQAKNQAAPFLAPGLGIAHLALGFLVLALVASLGGPTGPGLNPARDFGPRLLHELLPKSVLGQHKGDSKWWYAWVPVVAPIAAGIAAVAVFKLLYL, from the coding sequence ATGGATTTTACATGGGCTATTAAATATGCCACAGAATTCTTGGGAACTGCTATTTTGATCATTCTTGGTAATGGTGCAGTTGCTAACGTTGAACTTAAAGGTACGAAAGGTCACCAAAGTGGCTGGCTCGTTATCGCGGTTGGTTATGGTATGGGGGTTATGATCCCAGCCTTGATGTTCGGTAATGTATCTGGTAACCACATCAACCCAGCCTTCACACTTGGACTTGCTGTTAGTGGTCTTTTCTCTTGGGAGCAAGTACCATTTTACATCCTAGCACAAGTTTTGGGAGCAATTTTCGGTCAAGCTTTGGTTGTAGCGACTCACCGCCCTTACTACTTGAAAACAGAAAACCCAAACAATATCTTGGGTACCTTCTCAACGATTTCAAGCATCGACCACGGTACAAAAGAATCACGTTTTGCAGCTACTGTTAACGGCTTCCTCAATGAGTTTGTAGGTTCATTCGTTCTTTTCTTTGCAGCACTTGGTTTGACTAAAAACTTCTTTGGTGCTGAATTAGTAGCGAAAGCTCAGGCGACAATTAATGACCAAGTAGCTCAAGCTGCAGCGCAAGGAACAACAATTCCTCAAGAACAAGTAACAGCAGCGCTTGAGCAAGCAAAAAACCAAGCCGCTCCATTTTTGGCACCAGGTCTTGGAATTGCACACTTGGCACTTGGTTTCCTAGTGCTGGCTTTGGTAGCTTCACTTGGTGGACCTACTGGACCTGGTTTAAACCCAGCTCGTGACTTCGGACCACGTCTTCTTCACGAACTCCTTCCAAAATCAGTTCTTGGTCAACACAAGGGTGATTCAAAATGGTGGTATGCATGGGTTCCAGTTGTAGCTCCAATTGCAGCGGGTATTGCAGCAGTAGCAGTCTTCAAACTACTTTACCTATAA
- a CDS encoding CppA N-terminal domain-containing protein, with protein MNANQMIQIIPTLKVNNRKLNEKFYIETLGMKPLLEESAFLSLGDQSGIEKLILEEAPSMRTRRVEGLKKLARLLIKVENPSEIEALLYQMESLPRLLKGSRGYAFEIVSPEEDVILVHAENDIRDLVPLETVPEFSSNTGIKYLSQFEISMELRFPEGTESILDPEKVGTVITFTEGQGPDLTVENNVTWDLSMLKFLVKNFDLTSLRQKFEKTGYFVPKSEKFFLGKDTNNIELWFEEA; from the coding sequence ATGAATGCAAATCAAATGATACAAATTATTCCGACTTTGAAGGTCAATAACCGAAAATTAAATGAAAAATTTTACATTGAAACTCTTGGGATGAAGCCCTTATTAGAAGAATCTGCCTTCCTTTCACTTGGTGACCAATCAGGTATTGAGAAGTTGATTCTCGAAGAGGCTCCCAGTATGCGAACTCGGAGAGTTGAAGGGCTTAAGAAACTAGCTAGACTCTTGATCAAAGTAGAAAATCCTTCAGAAATAGAGGCTCTTCTCTATCAGATGGAGTCCCTTCCTCGCCTGCTTAAAGGAAGCCGTGGTTATGCTTTTGAGATTGTTTCTCCTGAAGAGGATGTGATTCTTGTTCATGCGGAAAATGATATAAGAGATTTGGTTCCACTGGAAACTGTTCCTGAATTTTCTTCAAATACAGGTATAAAATACTTGAGTCAATTTGAGATTTCTATGGAGTTGCGTTTTCCTGAGGGGACGGAGAGTATACTCGATCCTGAAAAAGTTGGGACAGTTATCACCTTTACGGAAGGGCAAGGTCCAGATTTGACTGTTGAAAACAATGTTACCTGGGACTTATCTATGCTGAAATTTTTAGTGAAGAATTTTGATTTAACCAGTCTTCGTCAGAAATTTGAAAAGACAGGCTATTTTGTTCCCAAGTCTGAAAAATTCTTCCTTGGTAAAGATACCAATAACATTGAATTGTGGTTTGAAGAAGCATGA
- a CDS encoding serine hydrolase domain-containing protein codes for MKWTKILRKIEEQIEAGVYPGASFAYFKDDEWRESYLGLSDPERGLQTESGLVYDLASVSKVVGVGTVFTFLWQQGKLDIDRPVTDFLAECDYPDITIRQLLTHATDLDPFIPNRDQLSAEELREAMFHLNRRSQPTFLYSDVHFLLLGFLLEKIFEQDLDQIIEEQVLEPWGMKETVFGPVEFAVPTVRGVEAGSIHDPKARLLGKHAGSAGLFSTVKDLQNFLEHYLKDDFAADLSRNFSPLDDKERSLAWNLEGAWLDHTGYTGTFIMWNREKQEAAIFLSNRTYEKDERAQWIIDRNQVMDMIRREE; via the coding sequence ATGAAGTGGACAAAAATTCTAAGAAAAATAGAAGAACAAATCGAGGCAGGGGTCTATCCCGGGGCCTCTTTTGCGTATTTTAAGGATGATGAATGGAGAGAATCTTACCTAGGCTTGAGTGATCCTGAGAGAGGTTTACAGACAGAGTCAGGGCTAGTCTATGACCTAGCTAGTGTGAGTAAGGTTGTGGGAGTAGGGACAGTCTTCACCTTCTTGTGGCAACAAGGCAAATTAGATATTGATCGACCAGTGACGGATTTTTTAGCTGAATGTGATTATCCAGATATCACTATCCGTCAACTTTTGACCCACGCAACAGACCTGGACCCCTTTATTCCAAATCGGGACCAGTTAAGTGCTGAGGAGTTAAGAGAGGCCATGTTTCATCTGAATAGACGTAGTCAGCCTACTTTTCTATATTCGGATGTTCACTTTTTACTCTTGGGCTTTCTTTTGGAGAAAATCTTTGAACAAGACTTGGATCAGATTATAGAAGAACAAGTTTTGGAACCATGGGGAATGAAGGAAACAGTGTTTGGCCCCGTTGAGTTTGCTGTACCAACAGTCAGGGGAGTAGAGGCAGGCAGTATTCACGATCCCAAAGCTCGTCTTTTGGGCAAACATGCTGGAAGTGCTGGTTTATTTTCAACTGTTAAGGATTTGCAAAACTTTTTGGAGCATTACTTGAAAGATGATTTTGCTGCAGATTTGAGCCGCAATTTTTCTCCCTTAGATGATAAGGAGCGTTCGTTAGCCTGGAATCTGGAGGGGGCCTGGCTCGACCATACGGGCTATACAGGTACCTTCATCATGTGGAATAGAGAGAAACAGGAAGCCGCTATCTTTTTATCCAATCGAACGTATGAGAAGGATGAGCGTGCCCAGTGGATAATCGATCGAAACCAAGTCATGGATATGATTCGTAGGGAAGAGTAG
- a CDS encoding DMT family transporter — protein sequence MSKTVKGTLFTVVAGIAWGLSGTSGQYLMAHGISALVLTNLRLIIAGLALVFISYATARDKLLAFLKDRKSLLSLLLFALFGLFLNQFAYLSAIQETNAGTATVLQYVCPVGILIYTCIKDKVAPTLAEIVSIVLAIGGTFLIATHGELDQLSVTPAGLFWGLFSALTYALYIILPITLIKKWGSMLVIGVGMVISGVVAIPFTGVLQASIPTSLDFLFAFAGIIIIGTVFAYTAFLKGASMIGPVKSSLLASIEPISAVFFAFLIMKEQFYAIDFVGMAMILLAVTIISLKDLLIENKRKVE from the coding sequence ATGTCAAAAACCGTAAAAGGAACGCTATTTACAGTAGTTGCAGGCATTGCTTGGGGCTTGTCTGGAACCAGTGGCCAATACCTGATGGCACACGGGATTTCCGCTTTAGTCTTGACCAATCTGCGGCTTATCATTGCAGGATTGGCGCTGGTATTCATATCCTATGCAACTGCAAGGGATAAACTCCTAGCTTTTTTAAAAGACAGAAAAAGCTTACTCTCTCTACTGCTATTTGCCTTGTTTGGACTTTTCTTAAACCAGTTTGCCTATCTTTCTGCCATTCAGGAAACCAATGCTGGAACGGCTACGGTTCTCCAGTATGTATGTCCTGTTGGAATCTTGATTTATACTTGTATCAAGGACAAGGTGGCACCGACTCTGGCTGAGATTGTTTCGATTGTTTTAGCAATCGGAGGGACTTTTCTTATCGCGACTCATGGGGAACTTGACCAGTTGTCTGTCACACCTGCTGGTCTTTTCTGGGGACTCTTTTCTGCCTTGACCTATGCCCTTTATATCATTCTTCCTATCACTTTGATTAAGAAATGGGGAAGCATGTTGGTGATTGGTGTGGGCATGGTTATTTCTGGAGTGGTGGCTATTCCCTTCACAGGGGTTTTGCAGGCCAGTATACCGACCAGCTTGGATTTTCTTTTTGCATTTGCTGGCATTATCATCATTGGCACGGTCTTTGCCTATACAGCTTTCCTAAAAGGAGCTAGTATGATAGGCCCTGTTAAGTCCAGTTTATTGGCTTCCATAGAGCCCATCTCTGCTGTTTTCTTTGCTTTTCTGATTATGAAGGAACAATTCTACGCGATTGACTTTGTTGGTATGGCCATGATTTTACTTGCAGTAACCATCATTTCTTTGAAAGATTTGTTGATAGAAAATAAACGGAAGGTTGAATGA
- a CDS encoding CPBP family intramembrane glutamic endopeptidase, which produces MKILQSIHPTKPLRYLRWFDILIITVLMFGLFIIRSTELFLASMFPTGLSTTMDTASNTVGEGAAYSSNFTLQVILLTLALLYLLIRNYDFKQLPIRWTWSLLFWVPFIFAIMGLFGDLVTTLTGEYNYFNPALFAHIDPMEVIRKFLALSPMAIAYALLNGFYEEFFFLGLLISVKEKHKWRVLFYSTLIRISFHTYQGLVWALVIGVVYGLFYYFLYKYKVKNLLPFFLMHALADMFGSSLMYLLIAWGR; this is translated from the coding sequence ATGAAAATTTTACAAAGCATTCACCCAACTAAGCCCCTGCGCTACTTGAGATGGTTTGACATTTTGATTATCACAGTTCTAATGTTTGGCCTGTTTATCATTCGGTCAACGGAGCTCTTTTTAGCAAGTATGTTTCCGACAGGTTTGTCAACTACAATGGATACGGCAAGTAATACTGTCGGCGAAGGAGCAGCCTATTCCAGCAACTTCACCTTGCAAGTGATACTTCTGACCTTGGCCTTGCTTTACCTTTTGATTCGGAATTATGATTTCAAACAACTTCCTATTCGTTGGACCTGGTCCCTTCTCTTTTGGGTTCCTTTTATATTTGCCATTATGGGATTGTTTGGAGACTTGGTGACGACACTAACTGGTGAATACAATTACTTTAATCCAGCCCTTTTTGCCCACATAGATCCCATGGAAGTTATACGGAAGTTCCTAGCGCTTAGTCCGATGGCAATTGCCTATGCCTTGCTAAATGGCTTCTATGAAGAGTTTTTCTTTCTAGGGTTGTTGATCTCAGTGAAAGAAAAGCACAAGTGGCGGGTTTTGTTTTATTCTACCCTCATTCGGATTTCTTTTCACACTTATCAAGGATTGGTGTGGGCACTGGTTATTGGTGTAGTTTATGGTTTATTCTATTATTTTTTATACAAGTATAAGGTTAAAAATCTTTTGCCATTTTTCCTCATGCATGCTCTGGCAGACATGTTTGGTTCTAGCCTCATGTATCTCTTGATTGCCTGGGGAAGGTAA
- a CDS encoding uracil-xanthine permease family protein — protein sequence MKQESTVDLLLDIDQRPSAGKGILLSFQHVFAMFGATILVPLILGMPVSVALFASGVGTLIYMISTGFKVPVYLGSSFAFITAMSLAMKEMGGDVSAAQTGVILTGLVYVLVAAGVRFAGTKWIDKLLPPIIIGPMIIVIGLGLAGSAVTNAGLVADGNWKNALVAVVTFLIAAFINTKGKGFLRIIPFLFAIIGGYLFALTLGLVDFTPVLKANWFEIPGFYLPFSTGGAFKEYNLYFGPETIAILPIAIVTISEHIGDHTVLGQICGRQFLKEPGLHRTLLGDGIATSVSAFLGGPANTTYGENTGVIGMTRIASVSVIRNAAFIAIALSFLGKFTALISTIPSAVLGGMSILLYGVIASNGLKVLIKERVDFSQMRNLIIASAMLVLGLGGAILKVGPVTLSGTALSAMTGIILNLILPYENKD from the coding sequence ATGAAACAAGAATCAACTGTTGATTTGTTACTAGACATTGATCAACGTCCTTCAGCTGGTAAAGGCATTCTTCTAAGCTTCCAGCACGTTTTTGCCATGTTTGGTGCAACCATTCTCGTTCCCTTAATTTTGGGAATGCCTGTATCTGTTGCCCTTTTTGCTTCAGGTGTTGGTACACTTATCTACATGATTTCAACTGGGTTTAAAGTTCCAGTTTATCTAGGTTCTTCATTTGCCTTTATCACAGCTATGTCACTGGCTATGAAAGAAATGGGTGGGGATGTATCTGCTGCCCAAACAGGGGTGATCTTGACTGGTTTGGTCTACGTCCTTGTTGCTGCTGGTGTTCGTTTTGCAGGTACAAAATGGATTGATAAACTCTTGCCACCAATCATTATCGGTCCTATGATCATCGTTATCGGTCTCGGACTTGCAGGTTCAGCAGTTACTAACGCTGGACTTGTAGCGGACGGAAATTGGAAAAATGCTCTTGTAGCAGTTGTTACTTTCTTGATTGCTGCCTTTATCAATACTAAAGGAAAAGGCTTCCTACGAATCATTCCTTTCCTCTTTGCCATTATCGGTGGTTACCTCTTCGCACTAACTCTTGGCTTGGTTGATTTTACACCAGTTCTTAAAGCTAACTGGTTTGAAATTCCTGGTTTCTACTTGCCGTTTAGCACTGGTGGTGCCTTTAAAGAATACAATCTTTACTTTGGTCCAGAAACCATTGCCATCTTGCCAATCGCTATCGTAACAATTTCTGAACATATCGGAGACCATACTGTTTTGGGTCAAATCTGTGGCCGTCAATTCTTGAAAGAACCAGGTCTTCACCGTACACTTCTCGGTGACGGTATCGCAACATCTGTATCTGCCTTCCTCGGTGGACCAGCTAATACGACTTACGGTGAAAATACAGGGGTTATCGGGATGACTCGTATCGCTTCTGTCTCTGTTATCCGTAACGCAGCCTTTATCGCAATTGCACTTAGCTTCCTTGGTAAATTCACTGCCTTGATCTCAACAATCCCAAGTGCTGTACTTGGTGGGATGTCCATCCTTCTCTACGGAGTTATCGCCAGCAACGGTTTGAAAGTCTTGATCAAGGAGCGCGTTGATTTCAGTCAAATGCGTAACCTCATCATTGCTAGTGCTATGTTGGTTCTTGGGCTTGGTGGAGCCATCCTCAAAGTAGGACCAGTTACCCTTTCAGGTACTGCCTTATCAGCTATGACAGGTATCATCTTAAACTTGATCTTACCATACGAAAATAAAGACTAG
- the rsmG gene encoding 16S rRNA (guanine(527)-N(7))-methyltransferase RsmG: MKPETFYSLLAEQNLPLSDQQKGQFKRYFELLVEWNEKINLTAITDKEEVYLKHFYDSIAPILQGLISNETIKLLDIGAGAGFPSLPMKILYPQLDVTIIDSLNKRINFLQLLAQELDLDGVHFYHGRAEDFAQDKNFRTHFDIVTARAVARMQVLSELTIPYLKVGGKLLALKASNAPEELLEAKNALNLLFSKVEDNLSYALPNGDPRYITVVEKKKETPNKYPRKAGMPNKRPL; encoded by the coding sequence ATGAAACCAGAAACATTTTACAGCCTACTAGCTGAGCAAAATCTTCCACTTTCGGACCAGCAAAAAGGGCAATTTAAACGTTATTTTGAGCTCTTGGTCGAGTGGAATGAAAAGATTAACCTGACCGCTATTACAGATAAAGAAGAAGTTTATCTTAAACACTTTTACGATTCGATTGCACCTATTCTGCAAGGTTTGATTTCAAATGAAACTATTAAACTTCTTGATATCGGGGCTGGGGCAGGATTTCCTAGTCTCCCCATGAAAATCCTCTATCCTCAGTTAGATGTGACCATCATTGATTCGCTCAATAAGCGCATCAACTTCCTTCAGCTTTTGGCTCAGGAGCTGGATTTGGACGGAGTTCACTTCTACCATGGTCGTGCAGAAGACTTTGCCCAAGACAAGAACTTCCGCACCCATTTTGATATAGTGACAGCTCGTGCGGTTGCTCGCATGCAGGTCTTATCTGAATTGACTATCCCTTACCTTAAAGTTGGTGGCAAACTATTGGCACTCAAGGCCAGCAATGCTCCTGAGGAATTGCTAGAAGCCAAGAATGCCCTCAACCTCCTCTTTAGTAAGGTAGAGGACAACCTCAGCTATGCCCTGCCAAATGGAGATCCACGCTATATCACTGTGGTAGAAAAGAAAAAGGAAACACCAAATAAATATCCACGTAAGGCTGGCATGCCCAACAAACGCCCGCTTTAA